A single region of the Hyphomicrobiales bacterium genome encodes:
- a CDS encoding Sugar phosphate isomerase/epimerase yields MKGPAIFLAQFVGDSPPFNTLDGLAGWAAGHGYAGVQIPTKDAAIFDLKKAAESQAYCDDIRALLDKHGLVVTELSTHLQGQLVAVHPAYDLMFDAFSPPEVRGKPEARQAWAVDQLKLAAQASRRLGLDAHATFSGALAWPYMYPWPQRPNGLVEEAFTELARRWKPILDAFEEAGVDLAYEIHPGEDLHDGVTFERFLEAVDNHPRASILYDPSHFVLQALDYLAFIDIYHDRIRAFHVKDAEFNPTGRSGVYGGYQGWVERPGRFRSPGDGQVDFASIFSKLAQYDYEGWAVVEWECALKDPEQGASEGAPFILSHMIKRSERMFDDFAASQSDKSTNRKLLGLKP; encoded by the coding sequence ATGAAGGGCCCAGCCATCTTTCTTGCCCAGTTCGTCGGGGACAGTCCGCCCTTCAACACGCTCGATGGCCTCGCCGGCTGGGCGGCCGGTCATGGCTATGCCGGCGTGCAGATCCCCACGAAGGACGCAGCCATCTTCGATCTGAAGAAGGCTGCGGAATCACAGGCCTACTGCGACGACATCCGCGCCCTGCTCGACAAGCACGGCCTCGTCGTCACCGAGCTGTCAACCCATCTGCAGGGTCAGCTCGTCGCCGTCCATCCAGCCTACGACCTGATGTTCGACGCCTTCTCCCCTCCGGAGGTGCGCGGCAAACCCGAGGCACGCCAAGCCTGGGCCGTCGATCAGCTCAAGCTCGCCGCGCAGGCCTCGCGCCGTCTCGGGCTTGATGCCCACGCCACGTTTTCGGGGGCGCTCGCCTGGCCCTATATGTATCCGTGGCCGCAGCGCCCCAACGGCCTCGTGGAGGAAGCCTTCACGGAGCTCGCGCGCCGCTGGAAGCCCATCCTCGACGCGTTCGAGGAAGCCGGTGTCGATCTTGCCTACGAGATCCATCCGGGCGAGGACCTGCACGACGGCGTCACCTTCGAGCGCTTTTTGGAGGCGGTCGACAATCACCCGCGCGCGTCCATCCTCTACGATCCGTCGCATTTCGTGCTGCAGGCGCTCGATTATCTCGCCTTCATCGACATCTACCATGACCGCATACGCGCCTTTCACGTGAAGGACGCGGAGTTCAACCCGACCGGCCGCTCCGGTGTCTACGGCGGCTACCAGGGCTGGGTGGAGCGTCCCGGCCGGTTCCGCTCGCCGGGCGATGGGCAAGTGGACTTCGCCTCGATCTTCTCGAAGCTCGCCCAATACGACTACGAGGGCTGGGCCGTCGTCGAATGGGAATGCGCGCTGAAGGACCCGGAACAGGGCGCCTCCGAAGGCGCGCCCTTTATCCTCAGCCACATGATCAAGCGCTCCGAGCGCATGTTCGACGATTTCGCCGCGAGCCAGAGCGACAAGTCCACCAACCGCAAGCTGCTGGGGCTGAAGCCATGA
- a CDS encoding Glutaryl-CoA dehydrogenase: MSDKKGSFDWADPFLIESQLTDDERMIRDTAHAYAQDKLQPRVLEAYAHEKTDREIFNEMGELGLLGVTLPEEYGCAAASYVSYGLVAREVERVDSGYRSMMSVQSSLVMYPIYAYGSEEQRKRYLPKLASGEWVGCFGLTEPDAGSDPGGMTTRAEKIDGGYRLIGTKMWISNSPIADVFVVWAKSAAHDGAIRGFVLEKGLKGLSAPKIGGKLSLRASITGEIVMDGVEVPETALLPNVSGLKGPFGCLNRARYGISWGVLGAAEDCWHRARQYTLDRKQFGRPLAATQLVQKKLADMQTEIALGLQGSLRVGRLFDEGRMAPEMISLVKRNNCGKALDIARVARDMHGGNGIQEEFHVMRHAQNLETVNTYEGTHDVHALILGRAQTGIQAFF; the protein is encoded by the coding sequence ATGAGCGACAAGAAGGGCTCCTTCGACTGGGCCGATCCGTTCCTGATCGAGAGCCAGCTGACCGACGACGAGCGGATGATCCGCGACACGGCCCATGCCTATGCGCAGGATAAGCTCCAGCCGCGCGTGCTGGAGGCCTATGCCCATGAGAAGACCGACCGCGAGATCTTCAACGAGATGGGCGAGCTCGGCCTGCTCGGCGTGACCCTACCGGAGGAATATGGCTGCGCGGCCGCGTCCTACGTGTCCTATGGGCTCGTGGCCCGCGAGGTGGAGCGCGTCGATTCCGGCTATCGCTCCATGATGAGCGTGCAGTCCTCGCTCGTAATGTACCCGATCTATGCCTATGGCTCCGAGGAGCAGCGCAAGCGCTACCTGCCCAAGCTCGCCTCGGGCGAGTGGGTCGGCTGCTTCGGCCTGACCGAGCCGGATGCCGGCTCCGATCCGGGCGGCATGACGACCCGCGCCGAAAAGATCGACGGCGGCTACCGCCTGATCGGCACAAAGATGTGGATTTCCAACTCGCCGATCGCCGATGTCTTCGTGGTCTGGGCGAAGTCGGCCGCCCATGACGGCGCGATCCGCGGCTTCGTGCTGGAAAAGGGCCTGAAGGGCCTCAGCGCTCCGAAGATCGGCGGCAAGCTGTCACTGCGCGCCTCCATCACCGGCGAGATCGTCATGGACGGCGTCGAGGTTCCGGAAACCGCGCTTCTGCCGAACGTCTCCGGCCTGAAGGGGCCGTTCGGCTGCCTCAACCGCGCCCGCTACGGCATCTCCTGGGGTGTGCTCGGCGCCGCCGAGGACTGCTGGCATCGCGCCCGCCAGTACACACTGGACCGCAAGCAGTTCGGCCGGCCGCTGGCCGCCACCCAGCTCGTCCAGAAGAAACTCGCCGACATGCAGACCGAAATCGCCCTCGGCCTGCAGGGCTCGCTGCGCGTCGGCCGCCTGTTCGACGAGGGCCGCATGGCGCCGGAGATGATCTCCCTCGTCAAGCGCAACAACTGCGGCAAGGCGCTCGACATCGCCCGCGTCGCCCGTGACATGCACGGCGGCAACGGCATCCAGGAAGAATTCCACGTGATGCGCCACGCGCAGAACCTGGAGACGGTCAACACCTATGAGGGCACCCACGACGTGCACGCCCTCATCCTCGGGCGCGCCCAGACGGGTATCCAGGCGTTCTTCTGA
- the cytR gene encoding HTH-type transcriptional repressor CytR: protein MATPTRGKATTGAPTRGAPTLATVAKLAGVSTATVSRALQRPDKVQLETRQRIMEAVAATGFVPNSQARNLRSRASRTVILLVRDISNPFYLEIYKGVEEAAVEAGYSVLMGDARDDDQRIQHYIDTVRARHADGLILMIGRFPEALKAEIPRLPPIVIALETFPDVALPTVKIDNFSASREAVSHLIGLGHKRIAHITGPMPERLALDRLAGYQAALSEHGIAEDDALVIKGDFSLAAGRRAVRQLFEAGTAFTALFAASDQMAVGAISELRARGLHVPADISVVGFDDIVLADAFEPPLTTVHQPRFEIGRQAMAQMIAMLSDAPPVTTPDILMETRLIIRGSTGPKHSIARPAPSHGRASSA, encoded by the coding sequence ATGGCCACACCAACCAGGGGCAAAGCAACGACCGGCGCACCAACGAGGGGCGCTCCTACTCTTGCTACCGTCGCGAAACTCGCAGGCGTTTCCACGGCGACGGTGTCGCGAGCCCTGCAACGGCCGGACAAGGTGCAGCTGGAGACGCGGCAGCGCATCATGGAGGCCGTCGCGGCAACCGGCTTCGTGCCGAATTCACAGGCGCGCAACCTGCGCAGCCGGGCGAGCCGCACTGTCATCCTCCTGGTGCGCGACATCTCCAACCCGTTCTATCTGGAGATCTACAAGGGTGTGGAGGAAGCGGCTGTCGAGGCCGGCTACAGCGTGTTGATGGGGGATGCCCGCGACGACGACCAGCGTATCCAGCACTATATCGACACCGTTCGCGCCCGCCACGCCGACGGCCTCATCCTGATGATCGGCCGCTTCCCGGAAGCGCTGAAAGCGGAAATCCCGCGCTTGCCGCCGATCGTCATCGCGCTCGAGACTTTTCCCGATGTCGCCCTGCCGACCGTCAAGATCGACAATTTTTCGGCCTCCCGCGAGGCCGTGAGCCATCTGATCGGCCTCGGGCACAAGCGCATCGCCCATATTACCGGCCCGATGCCGGAGCGACTGGCCCTCGACAGGCTCGCCGGCTATCAGGCCGCGCTGTCCGAACACGGCATCGCAGAGGATGATGCCCTGGTCATCAAGGGCGATTTCAGCCTCGCGGCGGGACGTCGCGCCGTGCGACAACTGTTCGAGGCGGGCACCGCCTTCACCGCCCTCTTCGCGGCCAGCGACCAGATGGCCGTCGGCGCCATCAGCGAACTCAGGGCGCGCGGGCTTCACGTACCCGCCGACATCTCCGTCGTCGGCTTCGATGACATCGTCCTGGCGGATGCCTTCGAGCCGCCGCTCACGACCGTCCATCAGCCGCGTTTCGAGATCGGCCGGCAGGCTATGGCACAGATGATCGCAATGCTGTCGGACGCGCCACCGGTGACGACACCGGATATCCTGATGGAAACACGCCTGATTATCCGGGGTTCTACCGGCCCCAAACACAGCATCGCAAGGCCGGCGCCTTCGCACGGACGTGCATCATCCGCGTGA
- a CDS encoding conserved hypothetical protein (Evidence 4 : Unknown function but conserved in other organisms) has product MSELSEVHGLGLRAICGRTGIAMLGAGLLLVGAGLGMEGHAAASTAGTALFEGNSGAVVLIKTQQKKKKKVYRNRQAVPQQCRPWCPRDTNPCDPPDFKIADGRCDWRDEFW; this is encoded by the coding sequence ATGTCCGAACTCAGCGAAGTCCACGGCCTTGGCCTGCGCGCCATTTGCGGCAGAACCGGAATCGCGATGCTTGGGGCGGGGCTTCTTCTCGTCGGCGCCGGCCTTGGCATGGAAGGCCACGCAGCCGCGAGCACGGCCGGGACGGCGCTGTTCGAGGGGAATAGCGGCGCGGTTGTGCTGATCAAAACGCAGCAGAAAAAGAAGAAAAAGGTATATCGCAACCGCCAGGCCGTACCGCAGCAATGCCGCCCCTGGTGCCCGCGTGATACAAATCCGTGCGATCCGCCCGACTTCAAGATTGCGGACGGGCGCTGCGACTGGCGCGATGAATTCTGGTAG
- a CDS encoding conserved hypothetical protein (Evidence 4 : Unknown function but conserved in other organisms), with the protein MDLADRFEDRISIAAGLMGCSEEEVREQAIAFKATVTRPRLSISVPQASSPRSRTMAPRREVIVERVRPRMIMR; encoded by the coding sequence ATGGACCTGGCCGATCGCTTCGAAGATCGGATCAGTATCGCCGCAGGCCTCATGGGGTGTAGCGAGGAAGAAGTCCGTGAGCAGGCCATCGCCTTCAAGGCAACCGTGACCCGTCCGCGGCTCTCCATCTCCGTTCCCCAGGCGTCGTCGCCACGCTCCCGCACCATGGCACCCCGCCGCGAGGTTATTGTCGAGCGTGTCCGCCCGCGCATGATCATGCGCTAA
- a CDS encoding Monosaccharide ABC transporter membrane protein (CUT2 family): MRLKSLLTNPLTLAAIAILALLAIGETLSPGFARGDQIVRLLTVAAILGIVAAGQNLVILGGREGIDLSVGPMISLGAVIAGNIMAGANTAILPAILAATAVTFLIGIINGLGVTLVRIPPLVMTLGMTAIVQGGLVVYSQGIPSGNAAPALMAFINRPVILGLPGILFVWAIIAIGLTFLLRRTAFGFAVYAIGANERAAMLVGLPVNRIRCLLYGLSGFFAGLTGVCVIGYTGNSFISVGDQYVLSSIIAVVIGGTSLAGGAGGYIGTVLGAVALVLLQSVLTTLQLENYGRQIIFGMTLLVLMLLYGRQGRLRV, translated from the coding sequence ATGAGATTGAAATCCCTGCTCACCAATCCCCTGACGCTGGCGGCCATTGCCATCCTCGCCCTGCTGGCCATCGGCGAGACCCTGTCACCGGGCTTTGCGCGCGGCGATCAGATCGTGCGGCTTCTTACCGTCGCCGCGATCCTCGGCATCGTCGCGGCCGGGCAGAACCTCGTCATCCTCGGCGGACGCGAGGGCATCGATCTCTCGGTCGGGCCGATGATCTCGCTGGGCGCCGTCATCGCCGGCAACATCATGGCCGGAGCCAACACGGCGATCCTGCCCGCCATCCTCGCCGCGACCGCTGTGACCTTCCTCATCGGGATCATCAATGGTCTCGGCGTCACGCTTGTGCGCATCCCGCCGCTCGTCATGACGCTCGGCATGACAGCGATCGTCCAAGGCGGGCTCGTCGTCTATTCGCAGGGCATTCCCTCAGGCAACGCGGCGCCGGCATTGATGGCCTTCATCAATCGCCCTGTTATCCTGGGCCTGCCGGGCATCCTCTTCGTCTGGGCCATCATTGCCATCGGCCTCACCTTCCTGCTGAGACGCACCGCCTTCGGCTTCGCGGTCTACGCCATCGGCGCCAATGAACGCGCGGCGATGCTGGTCGGCCTGCCGGTGAACCGCATCCGCTGCCTGCTCTACGGATTGTCCGGCTTCTTCGCCGGCCTCACCGGCGTCTGCGTCATCGGCTACACCGGCAATTCCTTCATCAGCGTCGGCGATCAGTATGTCCTGTCGTCGATCATCGCCGTGGTCATCGGCGGCACGTCGCTGGCGGGCGGCGCGGGCGGCTACATCGGCACCGTTCTCGGGGCGGTGGCGCTGGTCCTGCTGCAAAGCGTCCTGACGACCCTGCAGCTCGAAAACTATGGCCGGCAGATCATCTTCGGCATGACGCTGCTTGTGCTCATGCTGCTCTACGGGCGCCAGGGCCGCTTGCGCGTATAA
- a CDS encoding Fumarylacetoacetate (FAA) hydrolase family protein yields MTATSGHQTHDAAMRSRVTLASTLPDDAGKAALAGRVFHPDVGGPSIVAVRDGELIDITAEFPTMRDLCEAADPAEALRQADGEPLGPLDSLLTNTIPDGRDSSEPWLLAPIDLQAIKAAGVTFAVSMLERVIEERARGDATAAAAIRTEIVSLVGEDFAKLKPGSPEAMRLKEVLLAQGAWSQYLEVGIGPDAEIFTKAQPLSAVGTGMDAGIHPMSTWNNPEPEVVLAVASTGRIVGATLGNDVNLRDVEGRSALLLSKAKDNNASCAIGPFLRFFDADFTLDDIRRMNVTLTVEGPEGFRLDGFSTIEKISRDPADLVGQMLGKHHHYPDGAVLFLGTLFAPVEDRDAPGKGFTHKQDDIVTIATPQLGRLVNRIRHTDRCEPWSFGFADLMRNLAGRGLL; encoded by the coding sequence ATGACAGCGACTTCAGGACATCAGACACATGATGCGGCGATGCGCAGCCGTGTCACACTCGCGTCCACCCTTCCCGATGACGCGGGCAAGGCGGCGCTGGCCGGCCGCGTCTTCCATCCGGATGTCGGCGGCCCGTCTATCGTCGCCGTCCGCGACGGCGAACTCATCGACATCACCGCCGAATTCCCCACGATGCGCGATCTGTGCGAAGCCGCCGATCCGGCCGAGGCCCTGCGCCAGGCCGATGGCGAGCCGCTGGGACCGCTCGACTCCCTGCTCACGAACACCATCCCGGACGGGCGCGATTCCTCCGAGCCCTGGCTGCTCGCCCCCATCGATCTGCAGGCCATCAAGGCCGCGGGCGTGACCTTCGCGGTGTCGATGCTGGAACGCGTGATCGAGGAGCGCGCACGCGGCGACGCCACCGCCGCTGCCGCCATCCGCACCGAGATCGTGAGCCTGGTCGGCGAGGACTTTGCCAAGCTCAAACCCGGCTCCCCGGAAGCCATGCGCCTCAAGGAGGTGCTGCTCGCCCAGGGCGCCTGGAGCCAGTATCTGGAAGTCGGCATAGGCCCGGATGCGGAAATTTTCACCAAGGCCCAGCCGCTTTCCGCTGTTGGCACCGGCATGGACGCGGGCATCCACCCCATGTCCACCTGGAACAATCCAGAGCCTGAGGTGGTACTCGCGGTGGCTTCCACTGGCCGCATCGTCGGCGCGACGCTCGGCAACGATGTCAATCTGCGCGACGTCGAGGGCCGGTCGGCGCTTCTCCTGTCGAAGGCCAAGGACAACAACGCGAGCTGCGCGATCGGGCCTTTCCTGCGCTTCTTCGACGCCGACTTCACGCTGGACGACATCCGCCGCATGAACGTCACGCTGACCGTCGAGGGGCCGGAAGGCTTCCGGCTCGATGGCTTCTCCACCATCGAGAAGATCAGCCGTGACCCCGCCGATCTCGTCGGACAGATGCTCGGCAAGCACCACCACTACCCCGACGGGGCGGTACTCTTCCTCGGCACCCTCTTCGCGCCGGTGGAGGATCGCGACGCACCCGGCAAGGGCTTCACGCACAAGCAGGACGACATCGTCACCATCGCCACGCCCCAGCTCGGCCGGCTCGTCAACCGCATCCGTCATACGGATCGCTGCGAGCCATGGAGCTTCGGCTTCGCCGATCTGATGCGCAATCTCGCGGGGCGCGGGCTTCTTTAA
- a CDS encoding Aldehyde dehydrogenase (NAD(+)) — MPAAIPLVKDEVLAILGRLGVADSVYAAAGLVARSPITGETIATLREDDKAATSAAIGRADEAFKAWRLVPAPRRGELVRLLGEELRAAKADLGRLVTIEAGKITSEGLGEVQEMIDICDFAVGLSRQLYGLTIATERPDHRMMETWHPLGVCGVISAFNFPVAVWSWNAALAFVCGDSVVWKPSEKTPLTALAVEAIFNRAAVRFGEVPAGLLEVIIGGREAGEALVEDARVPLVSATGSTAMGRKVGPKLAERFARAILELGGNNAAIVAPTADLDLALRGIAFAAMGTAGQRCTTLRRLFVHDSVYDALVPRLAKVYATVSIGDPRTTGTLVGPLIDKAAFDGMDKALAEVKALGATVHGGGRREIGGADAWYAAPALVEMPAQAGPMLHETFAPILYVVRYKDFDDALKQHNAVGAGLSSSIFTLDLREAERFVSVTGSDCGIANVNIGPSGAEIGGAFGGEKETGGGREAGSDAWKAYMRRATNTINYGATLPLAQGVTFDVDA; from the coding sequence ATGCCCGCAGCGATCCCCCTGGTCAAAGACGAAGTGCTTGCCATCCTTGGTCGCCTGGGGGTCGCGGACAGCGTCTACGCCGCCGCCGGGCTCGTAGCGCGCTCGCCCATCACGGGCGAGACAATCGCCACGCTGCGCGAGGACGACAAGGCCGCGACATCAGCCGCCATCGGCCGCGCCGACGAAGCCTTCAAGGCTTGGCGCCTTGTCCCCGCCCCCCGTCGCGGCGAACTGGTGCGCCTTCTCGGCGAGGAACTGCGTGCCGCCAAGGCCGACCTTGGCCGCCTCGTCACCATCGAGGCCGGCAAGATCACCTCCGAGGGCCTCGGCGAGGTCCAGGAAATGATCGACATCTGCGATTTCGCCGTCGGCCTGTCGCGCCAGCTCTACGGTCTGACGATCGCCACCGAGCGTCCCGACCACCGCATGATGGAGACATGGCACCCGCTCGGTGTCTGCGGCGTCATCTCGGCCTTCAACTTCCCCGTCGCCGTCTGGTCGTGGAACGCGGCGCTCGCCTTCGTCTGCGGTGATTCCGTGGTCTGGAAGCCCTCGGAGAAGACCCCGCTGACGGCGCTCGCCGTCGAGGCCATCTTCAACCGGGCAGCAGTGCGCTTCGGCGAGGTGCCGGCCGGCTTGCTTGAAGTCATCATCGGAGGCCGCGAGGCCGGAGAGGCGCTGGTCGAGGACGCCCGCGTCCCCCTCGTCTCCGCCACGGGCTCCACGGCCATGGGCCGCAAGGTCGGTCCGAAGCTCGCGGAACGCTTCGCGCGCGCCATTCTCGAGCTCGGCGGCAACAACGCCGCTATCGTGGCGCCGACGGCCGATCTCGACCTCGCGTTGCGCGGCATCGCCTTCGCCGCCATGGGCACCGCCGGCCAGCGCTGCACGACGCTGCGCCGCCTGTTCGTCCACGACAGCGTCTATGACGCGCTCGTGCCGCGCCTCGCCAAGGTCTACGCAACCGTCTCCATCGGCGATCCGCGCACCACGGGCACCCTCGTCGGCCCGCTGATCGACAAGGCCGCCTTCGACGGCATGGACAAGGCGCTTGCCGAAGTGAAGGCGCTCGGCGCCACCGTGCATGGTGGCGGCCGCCGCGAGATCGGCGGGGCGGACGCCTGGTACGCCGCGCCCGCTCTCGTCGAGATGCCGGCCCAGGCCGGCCCCATGCTCCACGAGACCTTCGCGCCGATCCTCTATGTCGTGCGCTACAAGGATTTCGACGACGCGCTCAAGCAGCACAACGCGGTCGGCGCGGGGCTTTCGTCCTCCATCTTCACGCTTGACCTGCGCGAGGCCGAGCGCTTCGTCTCGGTCACGGGCTCCGATTGCGGCATCGCCAATGTCAATATCGGCCCCTCGGGCGCGGAAATCGGCGGTGCGTTCGGCGGCGAGAAGGAAACGGGCGGCGGGCGCGAGGCAGGCTCCGACGCCTGGAAGGCCTATATGCGTCGTGCGACCAACACCATCAACTACGGCGCGACCTTGCCGCTGGCCCAGGGCGTGACCTTCGACGTGGACGCGTGA
- the gcvA gene encoding Glycine cleavage system transcriptional activator, which translates to MHKHRLSIPPLAALTAFEAAARHGSFTKAAEELNLTQGAVSRQVALIEDQLGLKLFERVRQRVTLTPAGAAYAADIRDSLRQLSAATINAMAFRGTGGVLNLAILPTFGTRWLIPRLPGFFQAYPGVTVNFATRLVPFDFKPEGLDAAIHFGDPVWPGARLHRLMGEVIVPVASPEMIARFRLREPADLLSVPLLQQATRPHAWKNWLQAQGLPTESALMGPRFEQFAMVAQAACAGLGAAIVPHFLVEDEIRSGALVVPFERPLISNEAYYLVYPEEKAERPAVVAFREWLLAQCAEP; encoded by the coding sequence ATGCATAAGCATCGTCTCTCGATACCACCCCTTGCAGCCCTGACGGCCTTCGAGGCGGCTGCGCGCCACGGCAGCTTCACCAAGGCGGCCGAGGAGCTCAACCTCACCCAGGGCGCGGTCAGCCGTCAGGTGGCCCTGATCGAGGACCAGCTTGGCCTCAAGCTGTTCGAGCGGGTACGTCAGCGCGTGACGCTGACCCCGGCCGGCGCCGCCTATGCCGCTGATATTCGCGACAGTCTCCGGCAGCTTTCGGCCGCGACCATCAATGCCATGGCCTTTCGTGGCACGGGCGGCGTATTGAACCTTGCGATTCTGCCGACCTTCGGGACGCGCTGGCTCATTCCGCGCCTTCCGGGATTTTTCCAGGCCTATCCCGGTGTCACCGTCAATTTCGCCACGCGTCTCGTGCCCTTCGATTTCAAGCCGGAAGGGCTCGACGCGGCGATCCATTTCGGCGATCCGGTCTGGCCCGGGGCGCGGCTCCACCGCCTGATGGGCGAGGTCATCGTGCCCGTCGCCAGCCCGGAGATGATCGCGCGGTTCCGGCTCCGGGAGCCCGCCGATCTCCTCAGCGTGCCGCTGCTGCAGCAGGCGACACGTCCGCATGCCTGGAAGAACTGGTTGCAGGCGCAGGGACTGCCGACGGAAAGTGCGTTGATGGGGCCGCGCTTCGAGCAGTTCGCCATGGTCGCGCAGGCCGCCTGCGCGGGCCTCGGCGCCGCCATCGTCCCGCATTTCCTGGTGGAAGACGAGATCCGCTCGGGCGCGTTGGTCGTGCCCTTCGAGCGGCCTTTGATAAGCAACGAGGCCTATTATCTCGTCTACCCGGAGGAAAAAGCCGAGCGCCCGGCCGTGGTCGCCTTCCGGGAGTGGCTTCTCGCGCAATGCGCGGAGCCTTGA
- a CDS encoding Uncharacterized oxidoreductase y4hM, translating to MIDATQKAGAVTAPHRIRLGMVGGGEGAFIGAVHRMAARLDGDYDFVAGALSSTPEKSLRSGAALGLDPARTYPDFATMAQAEAARPDGIDAVSIVTPNHRHAPAALAFLEQGIHVICDKPLATSLAEALALREAAAKSGVIFAVTYNYSGYPMVRQARAMIAAGELGAVRVIQVEYAQDWLSEPIEQSGQKQAAWRTDPAQSGAGGAIGDIGTHAYQLAHFMSGLDPVALSAELTSFVPGRRLDDNVQVNLRYASGARGTLWASQVAPGNENGLRIRIYGEKGGLEWAQEHPNQLRWSPLGEPPRIIARGAPGANASAARVTRVPSGHPEGYLEAFATIYSEVARAIRARQAGAALPAEVVFPTIADGVAGMAFIEAAVASSRNDGRWTTIET from the coding sequence ATGATCGACGCGACGCAGAAAGCCGGCGCGGTGACTGCCCCCCACCGCATACGCCTCGGCATGGTCGGCGGTGGCGAGGGTGCCTTCATCGGCGCCGTCCACCGCATGGCGGCCCGCCTCGACGGCGACTATGATTTCGTGGCGGGTGCGCTCTCCTCGACGCCCGAGAAATCCCTGCGCTCAGGCGCCGCGCTCGGGCTCGATCCCGCCCGCACCTATCCCGACTTCGCGACCATGGCGCAGGCGGAAGCGGCCCGGCCTGATGGCATCGACGCCGTTTCGATCGTCACACCGAACCACCGGCATGCGCCGGCGGCGCTCGCCTTCCTCGAGCAAGGCATCCATGTCATCTGCGACAAGCCGCTGGCCACGAGCCTCGCGGAGGCACTGGCACTGCGGGAAGCCGCCGCGAAAAGCGGTGTCATCTTCGCCGTCACCTACAACTATTCCGGCTACCCCATGGTGCGGCAGGCGCGCGCCATGATCGCCGCGGGCGAGCTCGGCGCCGTCCGCGTCATCCAGGTTGAATATGCCCAGGACTGGCTGAGCGAGCCGATCGAGCAGAGCGGCCAGAAGCAGGCCGCCTGGCGCACGGACCCGGCGCAGTCCGGCGCCGGCGGTGCCATCGGCGACATCGGCACCCACGCCTATCAGCTCGCCCATTTCATGAGCGGGCTCGATCCTGTCGCCCTGAGCGCGGAATTGACCAGCTTCGTCCCCGGCCGGCGGCTCGACGACAATGTCCAGGTCAACCTGCGCTACGCCAGCGGCGCGCGTGGCACGCTCTGGGCAAGCCAGGTCGCGCCCGGCAACGAGAACGGCCTGCGCATCCGCATCTACGGCGAGAAGGGTGGGCTGGAATGGGCGCAGGAGCATCCCAACCAGCTCAGATGGTCGCCGCTCGGCGAGCCGCCGCGCATCATCGCGCGTGGTGCGCCGGGCGCGAATGCGTCGGCCGCGCGCGTCACGCGCGTGCCATCCGGGCATCCGGAGGGTTATCTGGAGGCCTTCGCGACCATTTATTCGGAGGTTGCGCGCGCCATCCGTGCGAGGCAGGCGGGCGCCGCGCTGCCCGCCGAGGTGGTGTTTCCAACCATCGCGGACGGCGTTGCCGGCATGGCCTTCATCGAGGCCGCAGTCGCCTCCTCGCGCAACGACGGGCGCTGGACGACGATCGAGACATGA